One genomic window of Stieleria sp. JC731 includes the following:
- a CDS encoding polysaccharide biosynthesis/export family protein: MMDQIFKNTKSVSSRLHLWFVALLIIAIGVSQVGCRTAASLGLPVSAGGHPLLSAASKRRQKSGHPKTIPTELAKQSLPAHRVEAGDVLVIEPNDFNSPIRLSSDQTVQQDGTIELGGYGRLKVAGLSAEEIQSQVQSVVTRTELAKRQRKVELASHRGNSLGMPTDSSEPDDFGVTVRLVNKESALFYVMGEVNAPGSYPLVGHETVLDAIIAAGGLTDRCNDHKIILTRPQADGQERSIYPVCYQQILQLGDVTTNYQLMPGDRIYVPSMSIWEDVKQSVAFGNEKSCPHCHDYSAKK, translated from the coding sequence ATGATGGATCAAATATTCAAAAACACAAAGAGTGTGTCATCACGCCTTCACCTATGGTTCGTGGCGTTGTTGATCATCGCGATTGGTGTCAGTCAGGTTGGTTGTCGTACCGCAGCCTCCTTGGGTTTGCCGGTGTCTGCCGGTGGGCATCCGCTTTTATCAGCGGCAAGCAAACGTCGTCAAAAGTCGGGACATCCTAAGACGATCCCAACCGAACTTGCCAAGCAAAGCTTGCCAGCTCACCGCGTCGAAGCGGGTGATGTCTTAGTGATCGAACCCAACGACTTTAACTCACCCATTCGTCTGTCATCGGACCAAACGGTTCAGCAGGACGGCACGATTGAGCTTGGCGGGTATGGGCGACTGAAGGTTGCTGGGTTGTCTGCCGAGGAGATCCAGTCGCAAGTGCAGAGTGTTGTGACGCGGACCGAACTTGCCAAGCGTCAACGCAAAGTCGAATTGGCGTCTCACCGTGGCAACTCATTGGGGATGCCAACCGATTCCAGTGAACCGGACGATTTCGGTGTGACGGTCCGGTTGGTGAACAAGGAAAGCGCGTTGTTTTACGTCATGGGCGAAGTCAACGCTCCGGGATCTTATCCATTGGTTGGACACGAGACGGTTCTCGATGCGATCATTGCTGCTGGCGGTTTGACGGACCGATGCAACGACCACAAAATCATTTTGACGCGTCCGCAGGCCGATGGTCAGGAGCGGTCGATTTATCCGGTCTGCTATCAGCAAATATTGCAGTTGGGTGATGTGACAACGAACTACCAGCTGATGCCTGGCGACCGGATCTATGTTCCAAGCATGTCGATCTGGGAAGACGTCAAGCAAAGTGTGGCGTTTGGGAATGAAAAGAGTTGCCCACATTGCCACGACTATTCCGCCAAAAAATAA
- a CDS encoding AsmA-like C-terminal region-containing protein, which yields MRRCFVAACLLLAVVCVLRNSLVRLAAVHGATFVLGTHVEIDSLQIGLDRWTVTGVRIYEPDSVDGGDTKLERKNDLQFGVDQVTIIPSLRRGLRQGVWLELVVVDHPQGHVRFDEAGKLISVFPQSESSSESTEIGTIPVRQVVVNDAEFTVHQVGRKPLQVRQVDVHARCADSVSVSVNIPDLFGGKFIAGCDLNAKDFSGTSYVDLAGVSLSTKAFAELPLIPREINFEPVTAGLGFYLRGQHPPIDSNLLDHQIECDLVFNNIATEHIGEVCSQLKLKSSFEDRQAELRVLANPFGGEFAIVSSVDLKSPEPSAKFDMRLAPFDIGSLAEDLSEKLAGELPELPEATATASAIVQATAKLTDNHVKFAGQTRVIANQLSFNGLDLPSATFESRIHGETSTEDPLDMTGEAEGNLQVARYDIQSVAKSLGLADVTGVTSVEASFGVPLATVTKPETYHADATIRLLSFGALGFSLDDMAIGFGIEDSVAELRSDAFNVRDSANELLAQVSPGLNAKLTEPASLQAELRCFVQPTRDLVAKLGLNDVNPKGRLDVSVQAACPLLQVAETAAWKVDTNLQTKNVSCLGETVSDIDWDVHFANDQLTSTPLNLQWRSATATATLNGTLGKEIEIDGTLNLTDLLLAEVSEVASRFSQSVLPLYGIADVDGYFNVTTDLSTGVSKANAGGAANLHQANYAGTEIGDATLRWELTPEGLTARTESQDFLGGSFQVTADMNELDWTTTKVHGTFSGLDVPTLVAVSGQSIPSTGLLEGGFNVTSLASLESLEGQAWMETRQVSIQQVPLQLDRASVTLSQQQLSAQVDGSVMRGRFTGNVSAHLNQLIEFASSPQMRIAKAPVVGRMKLVGLPLDQIATTFRMPPEARKAGGILSGECIRDASSLDGRHLCKVSGSLEDLRYQGVGLSQLCSLEAVIHQDRVELNSLQGRIADGRINGTGAITFVGIPSGYFDCAVSRVNLRRATSAVGVKDISGSATLRLRSRIGPVITGRADIQLDHLVAAGVGVRQATFPVDWSFRPAGMTARWQCRAGRLSVGGGTVRVASEGRFTRSIDTVTSVQVQRVDLAKLMKHGSVGTGIVDGNIALRAKHARSINDVVGTYNIEMSNIEALEFPILDQLPKMVTLSAPTPGRGQDGAVAYGRIGGGIVHIEEIAVYQSNVQVLVTGKANFNQALDLDVVASTSSDSPTDQLVSLLDSPLMLAAPAPVALIVKANELLKDRVVNVHVGGTASRPVLRLQTGKQLGQNAVKFFLTSSFGSTVTNLSQLKNSQSRR from the coding sequence ATGCGACGTTGCTTCGTTGCGGCTTGTCTATTGCTTGCCGTTGTATGCGTGTTGCGCAACTCATTGGTACGATTGGCAGCGGTCCATGGTGCAACGTTTGTCCTAGGAACTCATGTCGAAATAGACTCGCTACAGATCGGCTTGGATCGTTGGACGGTCACGGGAGTTAGGATCTACGAGCCCGACTCTGTGGACGGCGGAGATACGAAGCTTGAACGCAAGAACGATCTCCAATTTGGTGTCGACCAAGTCACCATTATTCCATCACTGAGACGCGGATTGCGGCAAGGCGTTTGGCTTGAGCTTGTTGTTGTGGATCACCCACAGGGACATGTGCGATTCGACGAAGCGGGAAAGCTGATCAGTGTTTTCCCGCAATCTGAATCCAGTTCTGAAAGTACCGAAATCGGAACGATTCCGGTCCGCCAAGTTGTTGTCAACGATGCGGAATTCACGGTGCACCAAGTGGGGAGAAAGCCACTACAGGTTAGACAGGTCGATGTGCATGCTCGGTGTGCTGACAGCGTATCCGTTTCTGTCAACATTCCTGACTTGTTTGGTGGGAAGTTTATTGCCGGATGTGACTTGAACGCTAAGGATTTCTCGGGGACCAGCTACGTCGACTTAGCTGGCGTTTCGCTAAGTACAAAAGCTTTCGCTGAACTGCCACTCATTCCCAGGGAAATCAATTTCGAGCCTGTGACAGCAGGCTTAGGTTTTTATCTTCGCGGTCAGCATCCGCCGATCGATTCGAATTTGCTAGATCATCAAATTGAATGTGACTTGGTGTTTAATAACATCGCAACTGAACACATTGGAGAAGTTTGCAGCCAGCTGAAGTTGAAGAGCAGTTTCGAGGATCGCCAAGCCGAGCTTCGAGTTCTTGCAAATCCCTTCGGTGGTGAATTCGCAATCGTTTCGAGTGTGGATCTGAAGTCGCCTGAACCGTCCGCAAAGTTCGATATGCGACTCGCACCGTTTGATATTGGGTCATTGGCCGAAGATCTCTCGGAGAAGCTGGCCGGCGAACTGCCGGAACTACCAGAAGCGACCGCCACGGCATCTGCAATCGTTCAGGCGACGGCGAAGCTAACGGACAATCATGTGAAGTTCGCTGGGCAAACACGAGTCATTGCCAATCAGCTGTCATTCAACGGACTCGACCTACCTTCGGCGACTTTTGAGTCTAGGATTCATGGCGAAACCTCGACCGAGGATCCACTCGATATGACTGGCGAGGCGGAAGGGAATCTGCAAGTTGCTCGCTACGACATTCAGTCGGTAGCGAAGTCTCTGGGGCTTGCTGATGTCACCGGCGTGACATCAGTTGAGGCATCCTTTGGAGTTCCGCTCGCCACGGTGACAAAACCAGAAACTTATCATGCTGATGCAACAATTCGATTGTTGAGCTTTGGGGCTTTGGGATTCAGTCTCGACGATATGGCGATCGGTTTCGGAATTGAAGACAGCGTCGCGGAACTTCGATCCGACGCTTTTAACGTTCGCGATTCGGCGAATGAGTTGTTGGCACAAGTAAGTCCGGGATTGAACGCGAAGCTAACCGAACCGGCGAGTCTTCAAGCGGAGCTGCGGTGCTTTGTTCAGCCAACACGCGATTTGGTTGCAAAGTTGGGACTGAACGATGTCAATCCAAAAGGTCGATTGGACGTTTCGGTGCAAGCCGCCTGTCCATTGTTACAAGTCGCCGAAACGGCAGCTTGGAAGGTTGATACCAACCTGCAGACGAAGAACGTTTCCTGCTTAGGTGAAACAGTCTCCGACATTGATTGGGACGTGCATTTCGCCAACGATCAATTGACTTCCACGCCACTGAATCTTCAATGGCGAAGTGCAACCGCAACGGCAACGCTTAATGGGACACTGGGAAAAGAAATCGAGATCGATGGTACCTTGAATCTGACGGACTTGTTGCTGGCAGAAGTCAGCGAGGTAGCGTCGAGATTTTCGCAAAGCGTATTGCCGCTGTATGGGATTGCTGATGTTGATGGATATTTCAATGTGACCACCGATCTAAGCACTGGCGTATCCAAAGCGAATGCCGGTGGAGCCGCTAATCTTCATCAAGCCAATTACGCGGGGACGGAAATCGGAGATGCGACGCTGCGGTGGGAATTGACTCCGGAAGGCCTGACAGCGCGAACAGAGTCGCAAGACTTTCTGGGCGGAAGTTTCCAAGTCACGGCCGACATGAATGAACTCGATTGGACCACGACCAAAGTTCACGGCACGTTTTCTGGACTTGATGTGCCAACGCTTGTGGCTGTTAGTGGGCAATCAATCCCTTCGACAGGCTTGCTCGAAGGCGGATTCAATGTGACTTCGTTGGCCAGTTTGGAATCGCTAGAAGGACAGGCGTGGATGGAGACTCGCCAAGTTTCCATCCAGCAAGTGCCGCTGCAGCTTGATCGCGCGAGCGTAACGCTTTCACAGCAGCAGTTGTCGGCGCAAGTCGATGGCAGCGTCATGCGAGGCCGTTTCACTGGAAATGTTTCGGCGCATTTGAATCAATTGATCGAGTTTGCATCATCGCCCCAAATGCGAATTGCAAAAGCACCTGTCGTGGGTCGCATGAAATTAGTCGGTTTGCCGCTGGACCAAATCGCGACGACTTTTCGGATGCCACCGGAGGCTCGTAAGGCCGGTGGGATTTTGTCCGGCGAATGTATCCGTGATGCGAGTTCGTTGGACGGAAGGCACCTCTGTAAGGTCTCCGGTTCGCTGGAGGATCTTCGATACCAAGGCGTCGGCCTTTCGCAGCTCTGTTCACTCGAAGCGGTGATTCATCAAGACCGCGTGGAACTGAACAGTTTGCAGGGGCGAATTGCTGATGGGCGGATCAACGGCACCGGTGCGATCACTTTTGTGGGGATCCCGTCAGGATACTTCGATTGTGCTGTCAGCCGGGTCAATCTGCGTCGGGCGACATCGGCAGTCGGCGTCAAGGATATCTCTGGATCGGCGACGCTACGACTTCGAAGCAGAATCGGGCCCGTTATTACCGGGCGAGCGGATATTCAGTTGGATCACTTGGTGGCGGCCGGCGTCGGTGTGCGACAAGCAACGTTTCCGGTCGACTGGAGTTTTCGTCCGGCAGGCATGACAGCACGTTGGCAGTGCCGCGCGGGGCGATTGTCGGTCGGCGGAGGCACGGTGCGAGTCGCTTCGGAAGGGCGTTTTACGCGGAGCATTGATACTGTCACGTCGGTTCAAGTTCAGCGAGTTGACTTGGCCAAGCTGATGAAGCATGGATCCGTTGGCACCGGGATTGTCGATGGCAACATCGCGTTGCGGGCAAAGCATGCGCGTTCAATCAATGATGTAGTTGGGACCTACAACATCGAAATGTCCAATATTGAGGCACTTGAGTTTCCGATTCTCGATCAGCTTCCCAAGATGGTGACTCTGTCAGCACCAACGCCGGGTCGAGGTCAAGATGGCGCGGTCGCTTATGGGCGTATCGGTGGCGGGATCGTACACATCGAAGAGATTGCGGTTTATCAAAGTAACGTGCAGGTGTTGGTTACTGGCAAAGCCAACTTCAACCAAGCCCTTGATCTCGATGTGGTCGCCAGCACCAGCTCGGATAGTCCTACGGATCAGCTGGTTTCGTTGTTGGATTCACCGCTAATGTTGGCAGCACCGGCACCGGTCGCGTTGATTGTCAAAGCGAATGAGCTGCTCAAAGACCGCGTCGTCAACGTTCATGTTGGTGGGACGGCGAGTCGTCCGGTGTTGCGATTGCAAACTGGAAAACAGTTAGGCCAAAACGCGGTGAAGTTTTTTTTGACCAGCAGCTTCGGGTCGACGGTAACCAACCTTTCACAATTGAAAAACAGTCAAAGCAGACGATAA